The Biomphalaria glabrata chromosome 6, xgBioGlab47.1, whole genome shotgun sequence genomic interval GATGATCGCTGTGTCTCCTATGTCGTTGCTAGCAGCATTATTGGGTATGAGCTTAGTTGGGCTAATCGAACCAAAACTCCATGTTGAATTCGGTATTTCACCCTTGGATGGGGACGCTGAGACCTCTAGTGATGTATGTGCGATAAGTGATGATACCGTCAACTCTGGTAGTATGAGCGATTACGACATACAAAGATGTTTGATTTACAAGATTGATGGAGTAAGTACATGAGTGGCctgatttttgtttaaacttcaTAGCTATAATTATTGCAATTAATCTTTACCTCAAATAAACGAATGAATGATATTCTCTCATTCTTTCCAAAAATAGgtttaatagatagatagatagatagatagatagatagatagatagatagagatagatagatagatagatagatagatagatagatagagatagatagatagatagatagatagatagatagatagatagatagatagatagatagatagatagatagatagatagatagatagatagatagatagatagatagatagatagatagatagatagatagatagatagatagatagatagatagatagatagatagatagatagatagatagatagatagatagatagatatagatagatatagatagatatagatagatatagatagatatagatagatatagatagatatagatatagatagatagatagatagatagatagatagatagatagatagatagatagatagatagatagatagatagatagatagataatattataatgtaTAATGCGCTTTAGGCAATCCCTCATTTAATGTTTTCCATCGATGATCCAATTTAATTTagaattacattttaatttgttttgaacAGATTGGTTGGACAGCCTTGGCAGCCATTTCGAAAGCTGAATCAACTCGTGTTCTACTCAGTAATTCCAAGATTATGAAAGCAGCAGGGAGCATTGTTGAAAGTCTTAATGGATCCTTTATCAGATTAACGTGGAACAGATCTGACAAGGACGTGTACGGAAAATTTCGATGTGATGTCGAATGGAAAGAATACCAAGATCAGGTAGGATCGTTACAATCTCAATCCAAAGATTCATAGCAAACGTTGTCTGATGTGTCATTTAGCGTCTCTTGTAGTAAACGGATAATTTTCATGTttgttctgtctgtctgtctgtctgtcagatGTTGAAAGCCAATAGTGCTAATCGAAATTGGAATTTAGCACTTGA includes:
- the LOC106077171 gene encoding uncharacterized protein LOC106077171 isoform X3 codes for the protein MIAVSPMSLLAALLGMSLVGLIEPKLHVEFGISPLDGDAETSSDVCAISDDTVNSGSMSDYDIQRCLIYKIDGIGWTALAAISKAESTRVLLSNSKIMKAAGSIVESLNGSFIRLTWNRSDKDVYGKFRCDVEWKEYQDQSTKFSN